The genomic window CGAATCGGCAAGTTCACGGCCGGTAGAAAGCCCCGGGCGATCCCCGGCCACGACATTCCCATCGCGGTTCTCGGCGCCTACATCCTCGCCTTCGGCTGGTTTGGGTTCAATGCGGGCAGCACGCTGGCCGGTGGGGATGTCCGCCTGGCTGTAGTAGCCGTCAACACCATGCTCGCCTCGGCCGCCGGGATGCTATCGGCAATGCTGTACATGAAGAGCATCACCGGCAAGTTCGACGCACCAATGTCAGCCAACGGATTCCTTGCAGGTCTCGTCGCCATCACCGCGCCCTGCGCCTTCGTTCCCGCCTGGGCCGCACTGGTGATCGGCCTCGTCGCCGGTGTCCTGGTCTGCGTCGTCGTCTTCTTCGTTGAGCGCGTGCTGCACGTCGATGACCCGGTTGGTGCGGTTGGCGTTCACGGCGCGAACGGTCTCTGGGGCTGTCTGGCGCTCGGTATCTTCGCCGACGGCACCTACGGCAAGGGGCTCAACGGCGTCGATCACGCGGTCCGCGGCCTTCTGTACGGTGGCGCCGATCAGTTCCTCGCCCAGTTGATAGGCGTCGTCACCGTCATCCTCTACGCCCTGGTCATGGCCTTCATCGTCTTCAAGGTCCTCAACGCCATCACTCCGATGCGCAGCCCGGCTGAGGACGAAGAAAAGGGTCTCGACCTTCCTGAGACAGGTGTCACTGCCTACCCGGACTTCGGCTTCTGATGCACCGACTGAGCCGTCCTCACACACCTCGGCCGCCCTGCGCCGAGCACAACACGACCCCGCGAAAGGGGAAGCTCTCATGAGAACCACTCTGTTCCTGACGGGAATCCTGTTGGCAGTCCTGGGCACGACGGTTGCCCACGCAACACCCTCGACCCTGATCTGGATCCCTTCCACCGATATCCAGGCCGACGGAACCTGGCACCTGGGGATCGACAACTACTTCACCAAGACCGACGGCTACCGCTCTCCCACCGATGTTGGCCTCACCTACGGCCTACTGGGTGGCAAGGCAGAGGTTGGCGTTGACTACCTGGGCGGTTCCGACGACCCGCTGTACTTCAACGCCAAGTGCCTGCTGGTGCCGGAGAGCGAGAAGGCCCCCGCGGTGGCGGTTGGCGTGTACAATCTGGGGACCGAGTCCGGCGTGACCGACTGCAACATGCTGTATGTGCTGGGCGCGAAGACCCTCGGTCCCGCTCGTGTGACCTTGGGCTACTGCAAGGGGAAGGAAGCGACGCTGGGCCGCGATTCCGACATGCTGCTGGCCGGTGTGGATGGGTACCTTACCAGTGACAGGAAGTGGTGGGGAGCGATCGACTACCAGAGCGGCGACAACGCTTTCGGGGCCCTTAGCTTCGGCGCCTCCTACGCAGTCACCGACAAGGTCAGCCTGCTCTTCGGCTACGATCTGTACAACGACAGCGCGCTCGACGACACTATCACGACGCAACTGGATATCAACTTCTAGGCCACCTCGCCCAGTCGGGAGGCGTCATGAGAGGAGAGCGGGAGTGACATGAAGAAGGTCGAGGCAGTCATCAGACCACAGAAGCTCGAGGACGTGAAGGCTGCTCTACACGAGATCGGCGTCACGGGGATGACGGCGTCCGAGGTACGCGGCTTCGGACGTCAGAAGGGGCAGACCGGCGTCTACCGCGGCAACGAAATCCACGTCGATTTCCTTCCGAAGGTGAAGATCGAGGTCGTCGTGGATGACAGGCTCGCACCTCAGGTGGTCGATACTATCTGCGGTGCCGCAAGGGACGGGGGCATCGGCGCGGGCAAGATCTTCGTCTACGCGCTCGAGGAAGTGGTCCGCATCAGTACCGGGGAGCGCGGGCCCGACGCCATCTAGAGCAGTGCAGTTCCCCCGGGGATCCAAGCAGAGGCGCTCCGACGAGGGGCGCCTCTGCTACTTGGTGTTCCTGTGCTTCTGGGCTTCGGCGATGATCTTCGCTACGTCCTTCGCCAGTGTTCGGGTATTCACGGGCTTGGTGATATAGCCGTCACAGCCGGCCTCCAGCGCAGCCTCGCGGTCACCTTTCATCGCCAGCGCCGTGATGGCCACGATGGGCATGTCGTGGGTCTTCGGGTCGGCCCGGAGCTTGCGGGCAATCTCCAGCCCGTCGATGTCCGGAAGGCGGATGTCGAGCGCGAGAGCGTCGTACTCGTGAGCGCCGAGTGCTTCCAGCGCCGCCTGTCCGGTCTCCACAGACTGCACCGAGTGGCCGGCGCGCGTGAGGACAATCTCTGCCAGCTCACGGTTTACCGGAGCGTCCTCCACCAGCAAGATGGATAGCGGTTGGTCACCCATGCATCAGTCACCCCTTACGTCCCTTCCCGCCGGGAGCCCACCGAGCAAGGAGAGGAAAGCGTCTGACGAAAAACTAGCCTTTGGCAAAAGAGCGTAGCACTTCTGTTCCAGCTCACTGCGTTCGGTCTCGGTCAGCGGCTTGACCGTCGAGACGATCACGGGAAGGCCGCGTGTGCGCTCATCAGCGTTGAGGGCGTCGATTACCTGCCAGCCGTTCATCCTCGGCAGCATCAGGTCGAGGATGATCACATCGGGCAGGTGCCGCAGAGCCATCTCGAGACCCGTCCGCCCATCGTTGACCGACAGAGCGTGGAAGCCCGCCGTCTCGATCAGGATCGCCATGGCCTCGCTGAAGGCCGGGTTGTCGTCCATTACCAGGGCCAGGCCACTGACTGCCGACCTCGCCAGGATGCGGTTGATGAGCCGCCCCAGGTAGGGCCGCCGGACCGGGTACGCGCAGGTCTCCGTCACCCCGATCTGCATCGCCTGCTCTCGCAGATCGCGCGGACCGGCGAAGACCACGGGCACGTCGACGAGTGCGGGGTCCTGGCGGAGCTTCCGCAGCCCCTCTACGACATGGGGGCCACCCTTCGCCTGTCCAACCAACAGCAGAGCCGGCCGAAGCTCGCGGGTGAGATGGGGCAGGTCGTCAGGGCTCGCCAGCGTCACGGGGCGCAGGCCCTCGCCGCTCACCACCTCAGCAAGGACCGCTCGACTGGCCTCATCCTCCTCCGCGATGAGGACGGTCCCTTGACCGTCAGTTGCCACCGCCGGCGTAACGGTCGCCTCCCTGGGTTCGTTCGCCTGACTCGTGGGCATTCCAGAGGCCGGCAGCCGGACCACAAACTCCGCACCGTGACCCTCCTCGCTGTGCAACTCGATGGTGCCACCCATCGCAGCCGCGAGACGTCGGACAAGCGGAAGTCCCAGACCAGTACCTTCGTATTTCCCCTCAGACTGTGCCGAGCCCTTCCGGAACTCCTCGAAGATGACGTCCTGTTCTGCCGCCGGAACCCCCGGGCCCCAGTCGCGCACACTGAAGACCAGGTCCGGCCCGTCCAGTCGAGCCCGGACCTCCACCGACCGTCCTCGCGGGCTGAACTTCACGGCGTTCGAGATGAGGTTCACGGCGATCTGGCGAAGTCTCTCGGCGTCGATGACCACGATGGTGTCGTCCGGCGGCAGCGTGAGCGACAGCGAGATGCGGCGGCTCCGTGCCATCGGTTGAAGGGTCTGCGCGGCATCCGCCAGCACCTGTCCAAGGGCACAGGGCTCGGAGCGGATCGTGAACCTTCCGGTCTCAATGGTTGCTATATCCAGCAGGTCGTCGATCAGGCGGACGAGGTGGGCCCCGTTGCTCTCAACGGTGGCGAGGTACTTCGATTGCTCCTCGGTTACCGGCCCGAAGGCACCGTCACGCAGAAGCTCGGTAAGCCCGATGATCCCGTTGAGCGGCGTGCGCAGCTCGTGACTCATATGCGCCATCAGCAGGCTCCGAGCCCGCAGGGCCTCTCGCAGGCCCTCGTTCTCAGCGGCGAGGCGCATTCCCAGCTCCTGCAGGCGCAGCGTGGTCTCGCGACTCTGCAGACGCTTCTCAGGAGTTCGCAGGGCTGCGGTGGAAGGCGGGGCAGGCGCATCGTCGGACCCGTTGCCCTCGCAGTCGCCCGAGAGGCTCTCCTCGAGTCGCTGGTCCAGGGCCTCGCAGAGGGCTTGGACTGAGGCTCGCGTCGCAGCAGCCTGTTCATCGGTCAGCCCCAGGGCGAAGCACTGCTCCACCGCCGACAAGACCTCCTCAGGGGGGCATCCCAGCCGATCGGCCAGCTCGGCGACCGGCATCAGCGCTGCCCCGGTGTGGAGATAGGCCGTAAGCGCACCGGCGACTGGGCCGCCCCCCGGGAAGTGCGAGAAGCACGGACAGGCCCAGATTGTTGCCGGTCCGAGCAGGGAATCGGCGAAGATTGGCTCACCGCGCTTGACAGCCTCCCGGCCTGCACGCGACAATTCGTCTACCATCCTGGCTTCGGCCGCATCGGCCGCAACCAGGGCGTAGACCGGATGGCGACCGACCGGCTGCACGGGCCATGGTGCCGTGTGGTCTTGCGCCTCCTGTACCCAGACATAGGCGCAGGGCAGGTGTGTGAGGCTGCTCACCCACTGAACAGCTCTGTCTATCTGCTCCCGGGCAAGCGTCGTCAGCCGACCTGTCACAGTCATTGCGCACAGCACCCTATCTCATGATGTGCCGTCAAGTCTGTATTCGAGATAACACCCATTTCGCCACAGACGACTTCACGCCTTCCCCCGGTGCGGGAACGGGACCAGCGCGCAGAGCGGGCTCTGAGGTCCACCGGGAAAGAGGACCGCTTCGTGAAGCAAGGAACTCACGGCCGTGCCGGATAGTAGCGAGAGGGCCGGGACGGATCACCATCTCGCTTCCGGTTTCGGCTTCGTCGATTGTATGTTTTACCTTCACATCTTGTCAATAAACCAGAAAAGGTGGTCATAATGAAAAAGCCAGACGACGACATTCTCTACGTAACCGCGCGCGGCGGCGACCTCCTGAGCGACGCCTCACTGAACAAGGGTAGCGCCTTCACCAACGAGGAGCGCATCGAGCTTGGACTGGAGGGACTGCTGCCGCATCACGTCTCCAACCTCGACGAGCAGGTCCAGCGTGTGCTCGAGAACTTCCGGCGCCAGGCCACTCCCATCGACAAGCACGTCTACCTGCGGTCCCTGCAGGACCGCAACGAGACCCTGTTCTACGCAGCTCTCATCTCGCATCTGGCCGAGATGATGCCCATTGTCTACACGCCCACAGTGGCTCAGGCGGTGGAGGAGTTCTCGCACCTCTTCGCCGCCACTCGCGGCCTGTACCTCACACCGGAAGACAGCGTGCGGATGGAGGAAGTCATCGGTAACGTGCCGTGCGAGGATGTGCGCGTGGTGGTTTGCACGGACAACGAGGGCATCCTCGGCATCGGCGACCAGGGCACCGGCGGGATGGCCATCCCCATCGGCAAGCTTGCCCTGTATGTGGCGGCCGGTGGATTCCGACCGGACGAGTGCCTGCCGGTGTGCCTTGACGTAGGCACCGACAACCGCCGACTGCTGGAAGACCCGCTGTACCTGGGCGTCAAGCAACCTCGGCTCCGGGGGGCCGAGTATGATAGCTTCATCGACTCCTTCGTCGAGGGCTTCAAGAAGCGGCTGCCCAACGCCATCCTGCAGTGGGAGGACTTCAGCCGCGACATCGCCTTTGAGAACCTGATTCGCTACCGGGACGAGGTGTGCTCCTTCAACGACGACATTCAGGGCACCGCGTCGGTCACGGTTGCCAGTCTCATGGGCGCTGCGAAGCTGGCTGGACGGTCCTTCGCCAAGGAGGTCATCTGTATCGTCGGAGCCGGCTGCGCGGGCGTAGGCGTTACCCTCGGGATCCTCGATGCCCTTCAGAGCGAGGGGCTGAGCCTGGAGGAAGCCAAGGAGCGGGTCTACGTCTTCGACAGTCGCGGTCTGCTCGTCGATACCCGGCCCGGCCTGCCTGACTACAAGCGCCAGGTCGCAACTCCGGCCTCTGTGGTCGAGGGCTGGGGCGGACTGTCGCTCTATGACGTCATCGAGCGCGTTCGCCCGACGGCACTCGTGGGACTCTCAGGTCATCCGGGCGCGATCGACGAGGAAGCCGTGCGGACCATGGCCGAGCTCAATGAGCGTCCGTCGATCTTCGCCATGAGCAACCCGACCGCCAACGCCGAAGCGGTTCCGGCAGACATCCTGTGCTGGAGTGACGGGCGGGCGATCATCACCACCGGAAGCCCCTTCGATCCGGTGGAGTACAAGGGGAAGGAGTACCAGTTCTCGCAGGCCAACAACGTCTATGTGTTCCCCGGCGTCGGCCTGGGTGCTGCAGTGTGTGGGGCGACGCGGATCACGGACCGCATGCTCACCTCGGCGGCCCGGCGGCTGCATGAGCTGACCGATGACGCGGACTACGAGCGCGGTCTGGTTCTGCCGCCGGTGCGCGACCTGAGGTCGGTCTCGGCCCAGATCGGCGCCGCGGTGATGGAGTCGGCGATCCGCGAGGGCCTTGCGGCGAAACCGGCAGTCGGCGACCTTGCCAAGACGCTGCGGGATGGGATGTATCAGCCGCACTACACACAGTACAAGCCTGCTAAGTAGCGATTACCGGGGTGTCACCACGTGTCAGTGACACCCCGGATTCCTCGATCCTGTGGGCCGTCCTGACCTTGGGGCCGGTTCTGTGGCCCGGTGGAGCCCTAAGGCGCGGGTTTCCTTGACACCCACTTCAGGGCAAACCTACAATGCCGCAAAGCGCGGCGGAAGGTATCCGCGGGCCTGTCGTTACGACTCTTGATCGCAGGTTGCCGCAGAATTGGCGTCGGCGGGTCAGTCTACCATCCGACGGGCTCGCACTGGGTCCGAGGCGTGTGCCGAAGAGAAGGTGAGAGTGCATGAACCGCTGTGGTCGTCTCTGGCTTGTCCTGCTGGGGTCGGTGCTGCTGCTCGGCCTCCTCTCTGGATGCGACGAGCAGATCGAGAAGAAGATCGGTGACATCTCCGCGGCGTCGGTGGAGAGTGAGTACAAGGTCGTCAAGGACCCACTCCTGACCGACTGGATCAACACCATGGGCCATACCATGCTCGGCTACGTGGTGCGCCAGAACCTGCCCTATGAGTTCAAGGTCATCGACACGGACCTGGTCAACGCCTTCGCCGCGCCCTACGGGCATGTGTACGTGACCACGGGGCTGCTGGACTTCTGCGAGAGCGAGCAGGAGGTCTGGGGCGTCATCGGCCATGAGATCGGCCACGTATCGAATCGCCACTCCATCAGCGCGGTCAAGCGCGGGTTCCTGTACAACATCGGGCTGGCGATTCTCGGCGGCCAAAGTCGAGGCCTGGCAGACGCAGCGGGCCTTGGTCTGGGACTGTTGTCGCTGCGCTACAGCCGCGAGAACGAGTATGAGGCCGATGACATGGGGCGTCGGCTGACCTTCGCAGCGGGCTATGACCCGCGCGGGCAAGTCGACTTCTTCGGCCGTCTGCTGGCCAAGTACGAGAAGAGCCGGCCCTCCAGCATCGAGGTCATGTTCCGCACTCACCCAACGACCGACAAGCGTGCGGCCCGCCAGATGGCCATGCCCGAACTCTCGAACGACAACCCCGACGCACTGCTGCAGACCGGCCGCGGCTATGCCCATCGGTACGAGTTCCGCCGAGCCTCCGACCTGCTGGCGAAGGCTGTGGAGCTTCGCCCGACGGATGCGGAGAGCGTGGTGT from Armatimonadia bacterium includes these protein-coding regions:
- a CDS encoding P-II family nitrogen regulator, whose protein sequence is MKKVEAVIRPQKLEDVKAALHEIGVTGMTASEVRGFGRQKGQTGVYRGNEIHVDFLPKVKIEVVVDDRLAPQVVDTICGAARDGGIGAGKIFVYALEEVVRISTGERGPDAI
- a CDS encoding NAD-dependent malic enzyme; the protein is MKKPDDDILYVTARGGDLLSDASLNKGSAFTNEERIELGLEGLLPHHVSNLDEQVQRVLENFRRQATPIDKHVYLRSLQDRNETLFYAALISHLAEMMPIVYTPTVAQAVEEFSHLFAATRGLYLTPEDSVRMEEVIGNVPCEDVRVVVCTDNEGILGIGDQGTGGMAIPIGKLALYVAAGGFRPDECLPVCLDVGTDNRRLLEDPLYLGVKQPRLRGAEYDSFIDSFVEGFKKRLPNAILQWEDFSRDIAFENLIRYRDEVCSFNDDIQGTASVTVASLMGAAKLAGRSFAKEVICIVGAGCAGVGVTLGILDALQSEGLSLEEAKERVYVFDSRGLLVDTRPGLPDYKRQVATPASVVEGWGGLSLYDVIERVRPTALVGLSGHPGAIDEEAVRTMAELNERPSIFAMSNPTANAEAVPADILCWSDGRAIITTGSPFDPVEYKGKEYQFSQANNVYVFPGVGLGAAVCGATRITDRMLTSAARRLHELTDDADYERGLVLPPVRDLRSVSAQIGAAVMESAIREGLAAKPAVGDLAKTLRDGMYQPHYTQYKPAK
- a CDS encoding ATP-binding protein, with translation MTVTGRLTTLAREQIDRAVQWVSSLTHLPCAYVWVQEAQDHTAPWPVQPVGRHPVYALVAADAAEARMVDELSRAGREAVKRGEPIFADSLLGPATIWACPCFSHFPGGGPVAGALTAYLHTGAALMPVAELADRLGCPPEEVLSAVEQCFALGLTDEQAAATRASVQALCEALDQRLEESLSGDCEGNGSDDAPAPPSTAALRTPEKRLQSRETTLRLQELGMRLAAENEGLREALRARSLLMAHMSHELRTPLNGIIGLTELLRDGAFGPVTEEQSKYLATVESNGAHLVRLIDDLLDIATIETGRFTIRSEPCALGQVLADAAQTLQPMARSRRISLSLTLPPDDTIVVIDAERLRQIAVNLISNAVKFSPRGRSVEVRARLDGPDLVFSVRDWGPGVPAAEQDVIFEEFRKGSAQSEGKYEGTGLGLPLVRRLAAAMGGTIELHSEEGHGAEFVVRLPASGMPTSQANEPREATVTPAVATDGQGTVLIAEEDEASRAVLAEVVSGEGLRPVTLASPDDLPHLTRELRPALLLVGQAKGGPHVVEGLRKLRQDPALVDVPVVFAGPRDLREQAMQIGVTETCAYPVRRPYLGRLINRILARSAVSGLALVMDDNPAFSEAMAILIETAGFHALSVNDGRTGLEMALRHLPDVIILDLMLPRMNGWQVIDALNADERTRGLPVIVSTVKPLTETERSELEQKCYALLPKASFSSDAFLSLLGGLPAGRDVRGD
- a CDS encoding response regulator translates to MGDQPLSILLVEDAPVNRELAEIVLTRAGHSVQSVETGQAALEALGAHEYDALALDIRLPDIDGLEIARKLRADPKTHDMPIVAITALAMKGDREAALEAGCDGYITKPVNTRTLAKDVAKIIAEAQKHRNTK